In Lachnospiraceae bacterium, one DNA window encodes the following:
- a CDS encoding carbohydrate ABC transporter permease: MKDKYVLKTRICSVLLHVFLLLMVAIILLPVCWLVLNSLKTNQEMFLNSLALPKKWMFVNYATAWGKGLLFYFKNSIIVSAISILCILLLSSMLAYGLTRFSLPGSGFVFFLILGGMALSEQVALVPLYKILQALKLYNTRAALILPYIAFRIPFTMFLMRAYFISIPKELEEAAIVDGCNSFQRFTQIILPISKPVMASCAIVNLNNVWNEFLFANVFLENKKLMTIPLGLMTFQGDLKSDYVVMLAGILIASLPMVLLFLCMSKQFVRGLTSGAVKG; this comes from the coding sequence ATGAAAGACAAATATGTATTAAAAACCCGGATTTGTTCCGTACTGCTCCATGTATTTCTTCTGTTAATGGTAGCTATCATCCTGCTTCCTGTATGCTGGCTGGTGTTAAACTCCTTAAAGACAAACCAGGAAATGTTCTTAAACTCCCTGGCTCTTCCAAAAAAATGGATGTTTGTCAACTACGCAACTGCATGGGGCAAAGGACTTCTCTTCTACTTTAAGAACTCCATTATCGTCAGTGCTATTTCCATTCTGTGCATCCTGCTTTTAAGCTCTATGCTGGCATATGGACTGACCCGTTTTTCCCTTCCCGGAAGCGGTTTCGTATTCTTCCTTATTTTAGGCGGTATGGCCCTTTCCGAGCAGGTTGCTTTAGTACCTCTGTACAAGATCTTACAGGCATTAAAGCTTTACAATACCCGTGCAGCACTGATTCTTCCGTACATAGCATTCCGTATCCCATTTACCATGTTTTTAATGCGAGCTTACTTCATCTCCATTCCAAAGGAATTAGAAGAAGCAGCGATCGTAGACGGATGTAACAGCTTCCAGCGCTTTACACAGATCATCCTTCCTATCAGTAAGCCGGTTATGGCTTCCTGTGCCATTGTAAACTTAAACAATGTATGGAATGAATTCTTATTTGCAAACGTATTCCTTGAGAATAAAAAATTAATGACCATCCCGTTAGGTCTGATGACCTTCCAGGGTGACTTAAAATCCGACTACGTTGTAATGTTAGCCGGTATCCTGATCGCCTCTTTACCAATGGTACTCCTGTTCCTTTGCATGTCTAAACAGTTTGTACGCGGACTTACATCCGGAGCAGTAAAAGGCTGA
- a CDS encoding histidinol-phosphatase HisJ family protein gives MLTADYHMHSVSPDAKVPMENMCQAAIDKGLTEIALTDHYEFYAHGIHRQFFHEEYLKLYWDNLERCINRFAGRLTIKSGMEFGQLHLAREEAFNIIRNYPFDYLIGSVHKIENVDVSKMDYTDVTVPQITESYYRHLIELSAYGEYDCLGHIDLIKRHLVRCGFPVEYERYESYIDQILKNVISRGKGIEVNTSGIRQGAGEPMPGLRTLKRYKELGGEIVTVGSDSHRPADVAADFEEAAKLLIQAGFDHVTAYERRRPVLGCDLLNDPVFP, from the coding sequence ATGCTTACCGCTGATTACCATATGCACAGTGTCTCACCTGACGCAAAAGTCCCCATGGAGAACATGTGTCAGGCAGCTATCGACAAAGGCCTTACAGAAATAGCTCTTACAGACCACTACGAATTCTATGCCCACGGCATCCACAGACAGTTTTTCCATGAAGAATACTTAAAGCTGTACTGGGACAACTTAGAACGCTGCATAAATCGCTTTGCAGGCCGCCTGACCATTAAAAGCGGTATGGAGTTCGGACAGCTCCATTTAGCCCGTGAAGAGGCTTTTAACATCATCAGGAACTATCCTTTCGATTATCTCATTGGCTCTGTCCATAAGATTGAAAATGTAGATGTCAGCAAAATGGACTACACAGACGTTACAGTTCCCCAGATCACAGAAAGCTACTACCGCCACCTTATTGAACTCTCCGCCTACGGCGAATATGACTGTCTGGGCCATATCGATCTGATCAAACGCCATCTGGTACGCTGCGGCTTCCCGGTAGAATATGAAAGATACGAAAGCTATATTGACCAGATCCTTAAAAATGTGATCTCCCGCGGAAAAGGCATCGAAGTCAATACATCCGGCATCCGCCAGGGCGCCGGTGAACCAATGCCGGGACTTCGTACATTAAAACGATATAAGGAGCTTGGAGGCGAGATCGTCACTGTAGGTTCTGACTCCCACAGGCCAGCCGATGTAGCTGCTGACTTTGAAGAAGCCGCAAAGCTTCTGATCCAGGCCGGATTCGACCATGTAACTGCCTACGAGCGCCGCAGACCGGTTTTAGGATGTGATCTGCTAAATGATCCTGTGTTTCCGTAA
- a CDS encoding SIS domain-containing protein, with translation MTIKEIVASIKAKQPEIKTVYFVGCGASQSDLFPAKYFLENNAKKLRTSIYTANNFNYSTPAGVDDTAIVITCSLSGNTPETVAATKLAVEKGAHVVAVTHKADSALAQNGQYQIIHGFHESYGAKMEKPARVLELACEILNEYEGYEHYDDMQDGLSKIFDLINDSCKLFRSTAKKFAEDHYNAPILYVMSSGATQYTAYSFSMFLMMEMQWLPSSTFHTGEFFHGPFEMADENAHYLLMMNDGPTRHLDARALTFLQRMNAKYTVVDAKDFGLSSHIKSTVVEYFNPLMIGGVTRLLGEEMAIKRDHPLTMRRYMWKLEY, from the coding sequence ATGACAATCAAAGAGATCGTTGCTTCCATCAAGGCAAAACAGCCAGAAATCAAGACCGTATACTTTGTAGGCTGCGGCGCTTCACAGTCTGATCTGTTCCCTGCAAAATATTTCCTGGAGAACAACGCTAAGAAGCTTCGTACAAGTATCTATACTGCAAATAACTTTAATTACTCTACTCCAGCTGGTGTAGATGATACAGCTATCGTTATCACCTGCTCCTTAAGCGGAAATACACCTGAGACTGTAGCAGCTACCAAGCTGGCTGTTGAAAAAGGTGCTCATGTAGTAGCTGTAACTCATAAGGCAGATTCAGCTCTGGCTCAGAATGGTCAGTACCAGATCATCCATGGCTTCCATGAGAGCTATGGTGCAAAGATGGAAAAGCCTGCAAGAGTTCTGGAACTGGCTTGCGAGATTTTAAATGAGTACGAAGGCTATGAGCATTATGATGATATGCAGGATGGTTTAAGCAAGATCTTTGATCTGATCAATGATTCCTGCAAGCTGTTCCGTTCTACTGCTAAGAAGTTCGCTGAGGATCATTACAATGCACCAATCCTGTATGTAATGAGTTCCGGCGCTACTCAGTACACCGCTTATTCCTTCTCCATGTTCTTAATGATGGAAATGCAGTGGCTGCCATCCAGCACCTTCCATACCGGCGAGTTCTTCCATGGTCCATTCGAGATGGCTGATGAGAACGCTCACTACCTGTTAATGATGAACGATGGTCCTACCCGTCATCTGGATGCAAGAGCACTGACCTTCTTACAGCGTATGAACGCTAAGTACACTGTAGTTGATGCTAAGGACTTCGGTTTAAGCTCCCATATCAAGAGCACAGTTGTTGAATACTTCAACCCACTGATGATCGGTGGCGTTACCAGACTGTTAGGTGAGGAAATGGCTATCAAGCGTGATCATCCTCTGACAATGAGAAGATATATGTGGAAGCTGGAATACTAA
- a CDS encoding sugar ABC transporter permease codes for MKKKTKLTPYLYVIPGLLMVLGFVYIPIIVNLVYSFFRLSSYSSSMKFVGLDNFRRLFTNDTFPIMIRNNVYYCVISLIVQVGFGTFLAFLLESRLASDRFKSICRNIYFLPALVSLTAVGMMFNFIYNPQLGLLNTFLKHIGLASMQQTWLGDKNLAIFCIIAMSQWQFTGYITLLMVVAFQNVSRDYIEAAVIDGAGPIRRAVSIILPLAKEQLIVCSIITVIGAFKLFTEVYSTTVGGPGNASQVLGLFLYQNAFLHDDMGMAAATGVLIFVITVTASIFQLKVSRSGEI; via the coding sequence ATGAAAAAGAAAACAAAACTCACACCGTATTTATATGTGATCCCCGGCCTTTTAATGGTCCTTGGCTTTGTTTATATCCCTATTATCGTTAACCTTGTATACAGCTTTTTCCGTCTTTCTTCCTACTCTTCTTCCATGAAGTTTGTAGGACTTGACAATTTCCGCAGATTATTTACAAATGATACATTCCCTATCATGATCCGGAACAATGTGTATTACTGCGTGATCTCCCTGATCGTGCAGGTTGGATTTGGAACATTCCTGGCTTTCCTGTTAGAGAGCAGACTTGCCAGTGACCGCTTTAAATCGATTTGCAGAAACATCTATTTCCTTCCGGCACTGGTTTCCCTGACTGCCGTTGGTATGATGTTTAACTTTATCTACAACCCGCAGCTTGGTCTTTTAAACACATTTTTAAAGCACATCGGACTTGCAAGCATGCAGCAGACCTGGTTAGGTGATAAAAACCTGGCTATCTTCTGTATCATCGCAATGAGCCAGTGGCAGTTCACCGGTTACATTACCCTGTTAATGGTAGTTGCTTTCCAGAACGTGTCCAGAGACTACATTGAAGCTGCTGTTATTGACGGCGCAGGTCCCATCCGCCGCGCAGTAAGCATTATCCTTCCCCTTGCAAAGGAACAGCTGATTGTCTGCTCCATTATCACTGTGATCGGTGCATTCAAGCTGTTTACCGAGGTTTACTCCACCACTGTCGGTGGTCCTGGAAATGCTTCCCAGGTACTTGGCTTATTCCTGTATCAGAACGCATTCTTACATGATGATATGGGTATGGCTGCTGCAACTGGTGTTCTTATTTTTGTCATTACCGTAACCGCCTCTATCTTCCAGCTGAAGGTGAGCCGTTCCGGAGAGATATAA
- a CDS encoding inositol monophosphatase, whose translation MKINREKVEQLVRTMKPLFTDSSRASQIKTKGACDYVTQVDIQVQKLIKEGLYQMYPQVQFMGEEQDNTAIDRKGDFWILDPVDGTTNLIHDFRHSTLSLAYAEAGTVELGIVYQPYTDEMFVAVKGKGAFLNGKPIHVSEAKTLSESLVTIGTSPYYHELADWIFKVFKEVFLSCQDIRHLGSAALDMAYVACGRVDAFFEAILQPWDFAAAKLLIEEAGGKVTDFAGKELPVGMPGAVLAGNGKTNEELLRILSEK comes from the coding sequence ATGAAGATTAACAGGGAAAAGGTAGAACAGCTGGTAAGGACGATGAAACCATTATTTACAGACAGCAGCCGGGCTTCTCAGATTAAGACAAAAGGGGCCTGCGATTATGTGACACAGGTGGATATCCAGGTACAGAAGCTGATAAAAGAGGGGCTGTATCAGATGTATCCTCAGGTACAGTTTATGGGGGAAGAGCAGGACAATACTGCCATTGACCGGAAAGGTGATTTCTGGATCCTGGATCCTGTAGATGGCACTACCAACCTGATCCACGATTTCCGTCACAGTACATTGTCACTGGCTTATGCAGAGGCAGGAACGGTAGAACTTGGAATCGTATATCAGCCCTATACAGACGAAATGTTTGTGGCAGTAAAAGGAAAAGGCGCCTTTTTAAATGGGAAACCGATCCATGTAAGTGAAGCAAAAACACTGTCAGAAAGTCTGGTCACCATTGGAACCAGTCCTTATTATCATGAACTGGCAGACTGGATTTTTAAGGTATTTAAAGAAGTATTTTTATCTTGTCAGGATATCCGCCATTTAGGCTCCGCAGCTCTTGACATGGCATATGTAGCCTGTGGGAGAGTGGATGCGTTCTTTGAGGCAATCTTACAGCCCTGGGATTTTGCGGCGGCGAAACTTTTGATTGAGGAAGCCGGGGGAAAAGTAACGGATTTTGCAGGAAAGGAACTGCCTGTGGGAATGCCGGGGGCTGTTCTGGCAGGTAATGGGAAGACAAATGAGGAATTGCTCAGGATATTAAGTGAAAAGTGA
- a CDS encoding extracellular solute-binding protein: MKKQLKKTVSLGLAAVMALGLTACGGGSSSSDSTTAAAGSGESKTEAAADSGNSGDVKVIKLFHRFPDDPCNSFIESKLAEYESLHPDIKFEVTSAQNQPYKEKIKVVVGSDECPDIFFSFCGEFSERFIREGLLLDLTPYMEADPDWKASLMETQMNEYTTADGMVYGIPFRLDAKEFFYNKDIFNELGLEVPETWDQFIDVLDKIKASGMDPIAEGNQDKWPSAHYIGALNEQLVDDETRAKDYNPKTGEFTDPGYAEALEKYQQLVSYMNTGVNGMTHDMARLGFTQGQNAILFAELVEITNVKQENPDLNWGMFKFPTIEGAKGNPNLVSGAPEGFAISSKTKYPDECVEFLKWFLGAEVGAQQAEQVGWFNASLGLDKTLTDESLKSAYDVISNAKKMDIWFDNALYSTVCDEYLTQISDITNGDVTPTDAMAKIQKVAAEAQKLVE; the protein is encoded by the coding sequence ATGAAAAAACAACTGAAAAAGACCGTAAGCCTTGGACTTGCAGCAGTAATGGCACTGGGCCTTACCGCATGCGGAGGCGGCAGTTCCTCTTCTGACAGCACCACAGCCGCAGCAGGCAGTGGAGAAAGCAAAACAGAAGCAGCTGCTGATTCCGGAAACAGCGGTGACGTAAAAGTCATCAAACTGTTCCATCGTTTCCCTGATGATCCATGCAACAGCTTCATTGAAAGCAAACTTGCTGAGTACGAATCCCTTCATCCAGATATCAAGTTTGAAGTGACCAGCGCACAGAACCAGCCATACAAAGAGAAGATCAAAGTCGTAGTTGGTTCCGATGAGTGCCCAGATATCTTCTTCAGCTTCTGCGGTGAGTTCTCTGAGAGATTTATCCGTGAAGGCCTGTTATTAGACTTAACTCCATATATGGAAGCAGATCCTGACTGGAAAGCTTCTCTGATGGAAACACAGATGAATGAATACACGACGGCAGATGGCATGGTTTATGGTATCCCATTCCGTCTGGATGCAAAAGAATTCTTCTACAACAAAGATATCTTCAACGAGTTAGGACTGGAAGTTCCTGAGACATGGGATCAGTTCATCGATGTTCTTGACAAGATCAAAGCATCCGGTATGGATCCTATCGCAGAGGGAAATCAGGACAAGTGGCCATCTGCTCACTACATCGGTGCATTAAATGAGCAGTTAGTAGATGATGAGACCAGAGCAAAGGATTACAATCCTAAGACCGGTGAATTTACCGATCCAGGATATGCAGAAGCTCTTGAAAAATACCAGCAGTTAGTATCCTACATGAACACAGGTGTAAATGGTATGACCCATGATATGGCCCGTTTAGGCTTTACTCAGGGACAGAACGCTATCCTCTTTGCAGAGTTAGTTGAGATCACCAATGTTAAGCAGGAAAACCCAGATCTGAACTGGGGAATGTTCAAGTTCCCAACCATTGAAGGTGCTAAGGGTAATCCAAATCTGGTATCCGGCGCTCCTGAAGGATTTGCGATCTCCTCTAAGACCAAGTACCCAGATGAGTGCGTAGAGTTCTTAAAATGGTTCCTTGGTGCTGAAGTTGGTGCACAGCAGGCTGAGCAGGTTGGCTGGTTCAACGCTTCCCTTGGTCTGGACAAGACTTTAACCGATGAGTCCTTAAAGAGTGCTTACGATGTAATCTCCAACGCTAAGAAGATGGACATCTGGTTTGATAACGCTCTGTACTCCACAGTTTGCGACGAGTATCTGACCCAGATCTCCGACATCACAAATGGTGACGTAACCCCAACTGACGCAATGGCTAAGATCCAGAAGGTAGCTGCTGAAGCCCAGAAACTGGTTGAATAG